ACAGAAAGTTGAATTGTATCTTGGTACCAATATGCACAGTATCTTGTACATAGttcatattaattgattaaatcatTGTGCggcaaaacaaataatacaattttgaaataatattgaaaaaataaaaaagacgcAACATATAGTGATgaggtttattttatattattcagttgATTATGCTATTTTATGCATcaagtattgaaaattatatcagGAACATGAAGGCTTTTAACAGTGATTCATTGACGAAGGAAATTTTCAAGCTCTTATTAACGGGTAGCATCGTTTCCTTCTTAAGCTTAAAGTTCTTCCAATGAGTAAAAcagattttttcaaacattttctttCGGGTAGTCTCACAtggagaaataaaaaattataaatcaggTTATCATGCTCATATTAAATGAGGCCGAAAATAAtccaaatcaataattaaataaattatcttcgTATCTCAGGatgttaataacatttctattttttctatttatgaaaatgtccTCTTCCGCATTTTCCCAAAGTTAAATTTCCTATGAATTGTAAGTCTTTTCCATCTATACCAAGTTTTTGTTATTCAGCTGTAAAAACTCACAGTTTTTCATACCTTACCTTATCAAATGATTTCTCTAAATAAATCGATgaatcacaattattttttttagttgatatCTCTTCATCTTTGAATAAGTATTTGTGTACTAAATAAATTCTCTCTAGTTCTAAGTCCATTATGAAAGCCAAATTGTTCTTGACTCATATATTTTCCcgctttttttgtaaattctaTAACTAATGTATCTATTCacttaataaagataataatgggATACTGTCTGGCTTTTTACAAGATTTGTTATTGAGTGGACAAAgaaaaccaataattttactatcaaATATGAAaccattaaaaactaaaacttgttgataatatgtattgaacaaaacatttaaatggaTATTGATAGTAGTTATTAGTATCATaacttaatgaaaaataattagcaaATACATTAGTTATATCATTCAATTTATCAACTCtgacatataatattcaataaaaaaagagGGGAGAGAGAAGGGTATTATAACGAATTTctctaaaaagtattaatttaaatccaaaacgattataatttgatattaatgtcgtttacaaaaatttgtattttagagttaaaatgtaatgaattatattttcagcTATCTTGCAATGTttcgtataaatatgttaatggaATAAtgtgaaatgtatttataattattactctaatttaagtgttttaattattggtGATTTTATTGGGGCTTTCCATGGTctgattatgttttatataatgacCCAAATGTtaatgttcatatttattcttttttaagtttaaaacaagCATTAACATACttctgtaataatttttatgatttaatatacactactacaaatataaataatattggaaaacaattatttctaaaaattattatgttgtaaaaaaagagtttcgataatttaaatttaagaacaaTCTTGACTATGATTAGCTTATTAAaagtaactaaataataaataaagaataaagagTGGCCCTATGTTAAtgaagaataatttttgactattaattcattataaattatttgtttttttattatgttttcaattacctatttgttaaattatatttttattttgtttttaggttGTTGATGACGCCTTACATCATATTGTGCATACATTTAGTTCAGAAGATATACGAAGAATTTTATGTGTTTTACCAAACCAGGTAATACATGGGAACAAAACGTCTTTATGTAACCgtcttataaattttttaacatcatCTGCTAGTCCATCTCAAAAATCTTTCGcgaaaaaagaaattttaaaagttcataaTGCTCGATCAAAACAGATAAAACAACTTAGATTACTCAACAAACCTATACCTACACCTCTAATTCCAGCGCCTATTGTTATAAATCCAACCGCATCCATAACATTTGAACATGATCTACCATTCTTTAAGACACTAAAAACTGTGGTAGCACCCTTATACTGCAGTCCTACTTCTTCTAAATTAATTAGCATCTATTTTATAGaagaaagtattaaaaattttattgttcaatCATGGGATAATAAATCCAACAAATATaagcatacaattattttaagattagaACAACTTGAAAGGAAATCATTAATTGAACGTCTACCTTACAACCTTAATGTTTCTCTGAATGGTCGTCAATGTAAGTTACCTGAGTTAAATACGGGTGATTTAGAGATGGAAGATGAGTCAAAACTGCCAGAAGTACCCGAGGAGTTAAACTCAACAGACGACGACAGCATTTCATTTCCATGGCGACAGAATATTCCTATAGAGTTAActgaatatttgaatttacaaaCAGGTTTAAAGGATTTATTAGGTGTGTCATGGTCAGATGAACCAATTAGTTATATTGTTGGTGTTTTTGTAGTCCAAAAATTAACTTGGGAAGATCTGATTGtagaacttataaaaaaaccgACACGCGCCTatgaaaaaactttaaaatttattaaggaACTTAATAAAAGTGAAATCGACATTAGAGTTGGCACTCATTCTGTTACTATCAAGGATCCATTAACTATGCAAAGAATGAAACTGCCTGCACGAGGTGTAGAATGTGTACATTTGCAATGTTTTGATGCAATAAGTTTCTTACGAATGaatgaacaaaaacaaacATGGTTATGTCCATTATGTAAGAAACgagttaaatttgaaaacattgaaattgatgaatattttcttaaaatagttCAAAGTCCAACTGTAAGTGAAGAAtgtgaaaatgttattttattggaaGATGGTACTTGGGTTGAAACAAAAACTAATGCTTTTTCAAGTAATTCAAAAAGAAAGAACTGAATCGACAATTATATTGtcaaatgatgataatattagaaataataacaatggtgAAATAAAGATCATACCAAAATCCAAacgttgaaaatataatccacaaaaagaagaagaatctaattaacaaatttgtagatattgtaaatagaaaaaattttttttaaccattttcCGAAAAGTGATCATTTCATCAAAACcgaattaattgtaaaaagttaataataatttactcttattgattagtataataataattaaatgtcttattgaactttatagttaaatcatatttttattttttagtttataaagatACAGCTTGCTGTAGGCTGTTGTGATTCCTTCTCATTAGAATATATGTctcattattgatttaaatagcaATCAAACTgtcaataatgttataagtaCCAtaggataatttatattaaaaatttatttgctaacaatatttttactttgacaAAACTcaatttcatgttttttatttaattaaatttatatgtaaatattgcaTCAAttctaaattctataatagcttttagttatagttattttaattactgtaatattttattttataattgaatcaaaatcattttttaagaatagtattagttttaactttttttgttaacTTTGTATCCATTTTTAtctatcaaaattttaaattttaaacattaaatattaagttaaccatgcattatacatttttagttttaagttaatgtttatttatattatagatagtttt
This genomic stretch from Rhopalosiphum maidis isolate BTI-1 chromosome 3, ASM367621v3, whole genome shotgun sequence harbors:
- the LOC113558137 gene encoding E3 SUMO-protein ligase PIAS3-like, with the protein product MISLLKVVDDALHHIVHTFSSEDIRRILCVLPNQVIHGNKTSLCNRLINFLTSSASPSQKSFAKKEILKVHNARSKQIKQLRLLNKPIPTPLIPAPIVINPTASITFEHDLPFFKTLKTVVAPLYCSPTSSKLISIYFIEESIKNFIVQSWDNKSNKYKHTIILRLEQLERKSLIERLPYNLNVSLNGRQCKLPELNTGDLEMEDESKLPEVPEELNSTDDDSISFPWRQNIPIELTEYLNLQTGLKDLLGVSWSDEPISYIVGVFVVQKLTWEDLIVELIKKPTRAYEKTLKFIKELNKSEIDIRVGTHSVTIKDPLTMQRMKLPARGVECVHLQCFDAISFLRMNEQKQTWLCPLCKKRVKFENIEIDEYFLKIVQSPTVSEECENVILLEDGTWVETKTNAFSSNSKRKN